From Deinococcus aquaticus, one genomic window encodes:
- the nuoG gene encoding NADH-quinone oxidoreductase subunit NuoG has protein sequence MKVTVDGIEIDLPAGTSAIDAVFSAGGDVPYFCAHKYLSPVGACRMCLVESGSPRKNPDGSFVMEGEGDAASPKIFWFPKPMASCTMQATEGMHIRSAKTSEVVAKAQAGMMEFTLLNHPLDCPTCDKGGACELQDRAFEYGYGASRFGFDRRHAEKHYPLSDFVILDQERCIHCKRCVRYFEEVPGQEVLDFIERGGHTFIDTQEGGLPTGFSGNITDICPVGALLDNVARFRGRNWEYDHTPTTCTLCPVGCSITVDARNGRLERIVAGENRDVNEAWICDAGRFGHVFASEERLTTPLIRDEDGQLVPATWDAAIDAMKRGFSGMRTADVALYLGADSTLEEGAALEALAAATGARSVDHSPRYEVSVTAPQATLTDVATADAVVVIGADLGEEAPVLELRILEMLRGGLIPPEFAHGTAIADLRLVERPARRPERLAVIGQESRLWAHAGHRVSANGKGALARLTHPDTDELRAVLSLLEGAERPVIILGADVLNGASGSFSANLSDLASRTGAKVIAIPAAANSRGLGALNLVPRTGGLPLSRAQEAPAAFISRLDPGVRAAGFTVVHDTHLTTTARLADVVLPAITNYEKRGTVQNLEGRLLPLHPAAIQSGESADLIRTLTALAEALGVKAPARGLRGAQALLADRVALNLSDLPARGALHTFRQTFAGPAAPHTPTLWTERMHARRLTWVDRIEELVQNDWQLPVAPAAPPARAGGDD, from the coding sequence ATGAAAGTCACTGTAGACGGAATCGAGATTGACCTGCCCGCCGGAACGTCCGCGATTGACGCGGTGTTCTCGGCGGGTGGGGACGTGCCGTACTTCTGCGCGCACAAGTATTTAAGTCCGGTGGGCGCGTGCCGCATGTGCCTCGTGGAATCCGGCTCGCCCCGGAAGAATCCGGACGGGTCGTTCGTGATGGAGGGCGAGGGAGACGCGGCCTCGCCGAAGATCTTCTGGTTCCCCAAACCCATGGCGTCGTGCACCATGCAGGCGACAGAGGGCATGCACATCCGCAGCGCGAAAACGTCGGAGGTCGTGGCGAAGGCGCAGGCGGGCATGATGGAATTCACGCTCCTGAATCACCCGCTGGACTGCCCGACCTGCGACAAGGGCGGCGCGTGCGAGTTGCAGGACCGCGCGTTCGAGTACGGGTACGGCGCGAGCCGCTTCGGCTTCGACCGGCGGCACGCGGAGAAGCATTACCCGCTGTCGGATTTCGTGATCCTGGATCAGGAGCGCTGCATTCACTGCAAGCGCTGCGTGCGGTACTTCGAGGAGGTGCCGGGCCAGGAGGTGCTGGACTTCATCGAGCGGGGCGGGCATACCTTCATCGACACGCAGGAGGGCGGGCTGCCCACGGGCTTTTCGGGGAACATCACGGACATCTGCCCGGTGGGGGCGCTGCTGGACAACGTGGCGCGCTTCCGGGGCCGCAACTGGGAGTACGACCATACGCCGACCACCTGCACGCTGTGCCCGGTCGGGTGCTCGATCACGGTGGACGCCCGCAACGGCCGCCTGGAGCGCATCGTGGCGGGCGAGAACCGGGACGTGAACGAGGCGTGGATCTGCGACGCGGGCCGCTTCGGGCACGTGTTCGCCAGCGAGGAGCGCCTGACCACACCCCTGATCCGCGACGAGGACGGGCAACTGGTTCCGGCCACCTGGGACGCCGCGATTGACGCCATGAAGCGCGGCTTCTCGGGCATGCGCACGGCAGACGTGGCGCTGTACCTGGGCGCGGACAGCACGCTGGAGGAAGGCGCGGCGCTGGAGGCCCTGGCGGCCGCGACGGGCGCCCGCAGCGTGGATCACTCTCCCCGCTACGAGGTGAGCGTGACGGCGCCGCAGGCGACCCTGACGGACGTGGCGACCGCCGACGCCGTCGTGGTGATCGGCGCGGACCTGGGCGAGGAAGCGCCCGTGCTGGAACTGCGCATCCTGGAGATGCTGCGCGGCGGCCTGATCCCGCCCGAGTTCGCGCACGGCACGGCCATCGCGGACCTGCGCCTCGTGGAACGCCCTGCCCGGCGGCCCGAGCGGCTGGCCGTGATCGGCCAGGAGAGCCGCCTGTGGGCGCACGCCGGGCACCGCGTCAGCGCGAACGGCAAGGGCGCCCTGGCCCGCCTGACCCACCCGGACACCGATGAACTCAGGGCCGTCCTGTCCCTGCTGGAGGGCGCCGAGCGGCCCGTGATCATCCTGGGCGCGGACGTCCTGAACGGCGCGAGCGGGTCGTTCAGCGCTAACCTGTCGGACCTCGCCTCGCGTACCGGCGCCAAGGTGATCGCCATTCCCGCCGCCGCGAACAGCCGGGGGCTGGGGGCGCTGAACCTCGTGCCGCGCACGGGTGGCCTGCCGCTCTCGCGGGCGCAGGAGGCACCTGCGGCGTTCATCAGCCGCCTGGACCCCGGCGTGCGCGCCGCCGGCTTCACGGTCGTGCACGACACGCACCTGACCACCACCGCCCGACTGGCGGACGTGGTCCTGCCGGCCATCACGAACTACGAGAAGCGCGGCACCGTACAGAACCTGGAAGGTCGCCTGCTGCCCCTGCACCCGGCCGCCATTCAGAGCGGTGAGTCGGCCGACCTGATCCGCACCCTGACCGCCCTGGCAGAGGCGCTGGGCGTGAAGGCCCCCGCGCGCGGGCTGCGAGGCGCGCAGGCGCTGCTGGCCGACCGGGTGGCCCTGAACCTGAGCGACCTGCCCGCACGCGGCGCGCTGCACACCTTCCGCCAGACCTTCGCGGGCCCCGCCGCGCCGCACACGCCCACACTCTGGACGGAGCGCATGCACGCCCGCCGGCTCACCTGGGTGGACCGCATCGAGGAACTCGTCCAGAACGACTGGCAACTGCCCGTGGCGCCCGCCGCGCCGCCCGCCCGCGCCGGAGGGGACGACTGA